From a single Equus asinus isolate D_3611 breed Donkey chromosome 2, EquAss-T2T_v2, whole genome shotgun sequence genomic region:
- the ARF6 gene encoding ADP-ribosylation factor 6 gives MGKVLSKIFGNKEMRILMLGLDAAGKTTILYKLKLGQSVTTIPTVGFNVETVTYKNVKFNVWDVGGQDKIRPLWRHYYTGTQGLIFVVDCADRDRIDEARQELHRIINDREMRDAIILIFANKQDLPDAMKPHEIQEKLGLTRIRDRNWYVQPSCATSGDGLYEGLTWLTSNYKS, from the coding sequence ATGGGGAAGGTGCTGTCCAAGATCTTCGGGAACAAGGAGATGCGGATTCTCATGCTGGGCCTGGACGCGGCCGGCAAGACCACCATCCTGTACAAGCTGAAGCTCGGCCAGTCGGTGACCACCATCCCCACGGTGGGCTTCAACGTGGAGACGGTGACTTACAAAAACGTCAAGTTCAACGTGTGGGACGTGGGCGGCCAGGACAAGATCCGGCCGCTCTGGCGGCACTACTACACCGGGACCCAGGGCCTGATCTTCGTGGTGGACTGCGCCGACCGCGACCGCATCGACGAGGCCCGCCAGGAGCTGCACCGCATCATCAACGACCGGGAGATGCGGGACGCCATCATCCTCATCTTCGCCAACAAGCAGGACCTGCCCGATGCCATGAAGCCCCACGAGATCCAGGAGAAACTGGGCCTGACCCGGATTCGGGACAGGAACTGGTATGTGCAGCCCTCGTGTGCCACCTCGGGGGACGGACTCTATGAGGGGCTCACATGGTTAACCTCTAACTACAAATCCTAA